A genome region from Primulina eburnea isolate SZY01 chromosome 9, ASM2296580v1, whole genome shotgun sequence includes the following:
- the LOC140841273 gene encoding uncharacterized protein, whose product MSRQRNVLVAVGLLVFASAGLAFPFYMASRSSRTPVIDSSKPLPPQATFRGPYINTGSRDIGPDQQTSPKK is encoded by the exons ATGTCCCGTCAACGCAATGTCCTCGTGGCAGTTGGCTTATTAGTTTTTGCTTCAGCTGGCTTGGCATTCCCTTTCTACATGGC GTCGAGGTCATCAAGAACTCCTGTGATAGATTCGTCAAAGCCACTGCCACCTCAGGCGACTTTTCGAGGGCCTTACATTAACACCGGATCACGAGATATAGGTCCCGATCAACAAACTTCCCCAAAAAAATAG